The DNA window GAGTTCAACCTCATTGCCTGCCCCGAGCGCTATGCCGAGATCGCCACTTTCCTTGGGGCCGAAACCCTGGGGCTGACGGTCACCGAGGCCGCCGAGGCCGGCATCCAGGCTATTCGCGAACTGGCCGGGGCGATCGGCATTCCCGCCAATCTCAGCCAGTTGGGGGTCAAAGAAGCTGACCTGGGGGTAATGTCCGAGAACGCCCAGAAGGACGCCTGCATGCTCACCAACCCGCGCCTGGCTACCCACGACCAGGTGGTGGCCATCTTCCGCGCCGCCCTCTGAGTGCAGACCTTGAAAAAGCCCGCCTTTCGGCGGGCTTTTTAATTGAGCTGCCGGCGGTAGCGGCCAGGGCTGACCCCGGCCGCCGCCTTAAAGCGCCGGTTGAAATGGGACAGGCTCTGGTAGCCCAGTTCGAAGGCGATCTCGGTGACGCTCATCTGCCCTTCGCTCAGCCACTGGCGGGCCTGCTCCAGGCGCAATTGTTGCAGGTACTCCCCCGGGGTCTGGCCCAGCTCCTGCTTGAACAACCGGTAGAGCTGGGCCTTGGAAATGCAGGCCTCGCTGCTGAGTTTGTCCATATCCAACGGCTGGCTGGGCCTGTCTTTAAGGGTGCGCATGGCGGCCAGCAGGCCGTGGTGGATCTGCCCCTGCTCCAGGGCGCTGAGCAGCAGGTCCCGGCTTTGCTGGCGCAACAGCCGCATCACCAGTTCGGTCAATTGCAGATCGATAAGGATCTTCTGTTCCGGCGCCGGTTCGATAAAGGTGGCGCTCAGGCGCTCCAGCAGCCGCTGGGTTTCGTTGTTGTGGCGGCAATGAACGGCCCTGGCCTGGTATTGGCAAGGGCCAAGACCGGGGTCCCGGCGATCGCTCAGCTGCCGGGCTACGGCGTCGATACGCTCAGGGCTGATGTCCACCGCCAGGCAGGTGGTGGGGGTCTGGGGCCTGGCATCGGGAAAATCAATCCAGACCGGTTGGCCTGGTGCCAGCACGAAGGACTCATGGGGCAAAAACAGCTGGGGTTGGTCACTGACCCCATGCATGCGTTTGCTGCCGCTGAGCATGGCGCAGTAGAGCAGGTTGTCCGAGCGCAGCGCCACCTGTTTGGCTGGCTCATAGGTGTCGTAAATGGCCAGCTCGACCTGGGGGCCGTTGAAACAGACCCGGTTTTCCACCGCTTCCCGGCGTCTGGCATTTTTGTTCAGGCGTTCAAGCATTTGCATTCCGGGTTCTCCCCCTTTGCTGCTTTATTGACCTTAACGGCAAGGTAAGGTGCAACTGGCCCGATGAGTCTGGCAGGCAATGGTTTGCAACTGCCAGGCAAGAGTCGAAGCCGCTGCCCTCCGATAGTAGTGCAAAACAACAGCGCCACGAGGATGCAGCATGATTTACGCCCAACCCGGCCAGCCTAACGCTCTGGTCAACTTCAAGGACCGCTACGAGAACTTTATCGATGGCCGCTGGCAACCGCCGGTGGAAGGCCGCTATCTGGACAACCTGACCCCGGTAACAGGGCAGGTCTTTTGCCAGGTGCCGCGCTCCTCGGCGCCGGATATTGACCTGGCCGTGGCCGCCGCCCACAAGGCGGCTGCGGCCTGGGGTGCCACCTCGGTAACCGACAGGGCCAACCTGCTGCTGCGCATCGCCGATCGTATCGAGCAGAACATCGAGATGCTGGCGGTGGCCGAAACCTGGGACAACGGCAAGGCGGTGCGAGAAACCGTCAATGCCGACATTCCCCTGGTGGTGGACCACTTTCGCTATTACGCCGGCTGCATCAGGGCTCAGGAAGGGAGCCTGAGCGAGATTGACGCTACTACGGTTGCCTACCACTTCCACGAGCCCTACGGGGTTGTGGGGCAGATCATTCCCTGGAACTTCCCGCTGCTGATGGCGGCCTGGAAGCTGGCCCCGGCCCTGGCAGCGGGCAACTGCGTGGTGCTCAAACCGGCCGAGCAGACACCGGCGTCCATCTGCGTGCTGATGGAACTGGTGGGAGACCTTATTCCCCCCGGCGTGGTGAACGTGGTGCACGGCCTGGGCGCCGAGGCCGGCGAGGCCTTGGCCACCCACAGCGGCATCGCCAAAATCGCCTTTACCGGCTCCACCCCGGTAGGCTCCAAGATCATGGCCAATGCCGCCAAGTTGCTGATCCCCACCACCCTGGAGCTGGGGGGCAAATCCCCCAACATCTACTTTGAAGATGTGATGAGCCACGGTGAGGACTACCTCAACAAGTGCATCGAAGGGTTGTTGATGACCTTCTTCAACCAAGGGGAGGTCTGTACCTGCCCGTCCCGGGCACTGATCCACGAGTCCATCTACGATGCCTTTATGGAAAAGGCCCTGGCCAGGGCCAAGACCATCCGCCAGGGCAACCCCCTGGATACCGACACCCAGGTTGGGGCCCAGGCCTCCAAACAGCAGCTGGACAAGATCCTCTCCTACATGGACATAGGCCGTGCCGAAGGTGTGGAAGTGTTGTTGGGAGGGGGCCGAGCCAGCCTGGGAGCGGGTCTGGAGTCCGGCTTCTATGTGGAACCCACCATGCTCAAGGGCAATAACAGCATGCGGGTGTTCCAGGAGGAGATCTTCGGGCCCACCCTGGCCATCACCACCTTCAAGGACGAGGCCGAGGCCCTGCGCATCGCCAACGACACCAGCTTCGGCCTGGGGGCCGGGGTGTGGACCATGGACGCCAACCGTGCCTACCGTCTTGGCCGGGGGATCCAGGCCGGCCGGGTCTGGACCAACTGCTACCACCTCTACCCGGCCCACGCCGCTTTCGGTGGCTACAAGCGCTCCGGCATCGGTCGCGAGACCCACAAGATGATGCTGGACCACTACCAGCAGACCAAGTGCATCTTGATGAGCTACGACCAAAAGCCCCTGGGCTTCTTCTAAAGCAGCAAGGCGCCTCAGGGCGCCTTCTTCTTGTCTCCTTAGGTGTGGCGGTCTATCATGCAAACTTAAGTTTGTATTGCGGACATAAGTTTGTGACCGAGCGTGAACGCCAGATCCTCGAGCTTCTCAAGCAAGACCCCCTTATCCCTCAGCAGCAGTTGGCTGACCAACTGGGCCTGAGCCGCAGCGCCGTGGCGGGCCATATCATGAACCTCACCCAGAAGGGCCATATCCTCGGCAAGGGCTATGTGCTGGCCCCCAGCCGCTATGCCCTGGTGCTGGGCGGTGCCAACCTGGACCTGTGCGGCAAAAGCCAGGGTGCCCTGCACTTTGGCGACTCCAACCCCGGAACCCTCAGCGCCAGTGCCGGGGGAGTGGCCCGTAACATCGCCGACAACCTGGCCCGCCTGGGCAGCCCGGTGCAGTTTGTCAGCGCCTTGGGTGACGACGACTGGGGCGAGCGGCTGCTGGCCGCCTGCCGCCAAAGCGGCATGGGCCTGGACGGCCTGCTGCGGGTGCCCGGGGCCCGCACCTGTGTCTACCTGTCGGTGCATGACAACAGCGGTGAGATGCAGTTGGCCCTGAGTGACATGGAGGTGCTCAAGCGCCTCGATGCCAAGGCCCTGCAGGACAGGAGCGGCCTGGTGGACAGGGCTGCCATCTGGGTATTGGATGCCAACCTGGATGAAGAAGCCCTGGCCTGGCTTTTTGCCCGCCATGCCGGCCAGCCGGTGCTGGTGGACCCTGTGTCCACGGCCAAGGCCCCCAAACTCAAGCCCTACCTTGGGCAGATCCAATGCCTTAAACCCAACGCCCTGGAGGCCGGTGTGCTGACCGGCATCAGGGTAACCGACAGGGCCAGTGCCCAGGCGGCGGCCCAGGCCCTGGTAGCTCAGGGGGTAGGGGAGGTGCTGCTGACCCTGGGGGCCGATGGGGCCCTGCTGGCCAACCAGCAGGGTTGCCACTGGTTGGCGTCGCGCGTCAGCCAACTGGTCAATGTCACCGGTGCCGGTGACGCTGCCCTGGCGGCCATGGCCCACGGCCTGCTGCAACACCAAGACCTGGCCCAACGTACCGATTTCGCCCTGTGGGCGGCTGCCCTGGCGGCCTCCCACCAGGACACCATTCATCCCTTGATGTCGGAGGCGGCTGTTTGGCGCCTCAAGGAGACGACCCATGCAACAGTATCTTGAGATAGCCCCCAATGTCGCCGAGGCCCTGGCGGCCGGCCGGCCGGTGGTAGCCCTGGAGTCCACCATCATTTCCCACGGCATGCCCTTTCCCCAGAACGTGGAAACGGCCCTGCAAGTGGAAGCGGCAGTGCGCGCCGAAGGAGCCGAGCCGGCCACCCTGGCCATCATGGATGGCAAGCTCAAAATCGGCCTGAGCGAAGCCGATATCACCCGTCTGGGCCAGGCCGGCCAGTCGGCGATCAAGACCAGTCGCCGCGACATTCCCTTTGTGGTGGCCAGCAAGGCCATGGGTGCCACGACCGTTGCCGGCACCATGATCCTGGCGGCCATGGCCGGCATCCGGGTCTTTGCCACGGGGGGCATAGGGGGCGTGCACAGGGGGGCCCAGAGCACCTTTGACATCAGCGCCGACCTGGACGAACTGGCCCAGACCGACGTGGCCGTGGTGTGCGCTGGCGCCAAGTCCATACTGGATCTGGGCCTGACCCGTGAATATCTGGAAACCAAAGGGGTGCCGGTGGTGGGTTACCAGACCGACTGCCTGCCGGCCTTTTATACCCGCGAGTCCGATTTTGGTATCGACTACCGCCTGGATGAGCCGGCGCAGATCGCCGCCGCGCTCAAGGCCAAGTGGGCCATGGACCTCAAAGGGGGTGTGGTGGTGGCCAACCCCATCCCTGCCGAGCACGCTATGGACAAGGCCGTCATCGATCAGGCCATTGCCACCGCCTTGGTGGAGCTGGAGCAGCAGGGCATAGGCGGCAAGGCTTCCACTCCTTTCCTGCTCAAGAGGGTGACGGAGTTGACCGGTGGCAGCTCCCTGGCCGCCAACATCGCCTTGGTGCTTAACAATGCAAGGCTGGCGGCTCAGATAGCCACTGCCTACGCTAAGGGCTAAGCCCGGCAGACCCCGCTTCGGCGGGGTCTTTTTTTAGCGGCCGGGCCTGGGCGCAGCCTGGTTTGGCAGCGGCGGGGAGCCGTCACTAAACCGTCACTTCAAGGCCCCGGGCCCGTAAATCGGGGCCTGCATTTTGGTGCAGCTCCCAGGCATAAAAAAAATCATGTCGAGGGGTGAAAAAAGCGTTTGGCAGGGCCGATTTTGCGATTATATTACGCGCAAATTTGAGCTCCTTTCCAAACCTGGGGTGTGACCCACCTCTAGGCGTAAAAAGCAAAGCATTCCAAACCGGGGCAGCTGTATGGTTGCCGGTTTTGGGCAAAAGGGTCCTGGCTGCCAGCCAGGGTTTGATTGGGATGTACGCGCCCGTTCTGCGGGTTGCCAATGAAGTGGGTCTAAACGTGCTTTTGAGTGCGGTGCGCCTCTGTGGCGGCCCCAGGCAAGGCAGGTTTGGCCTGAACCTGAAGGAGACTTCCATGCACAAGTCTGTGTTCGCCCTGGCTGGCCTCGCCCTGATGAGCAGTGTTGCTCTGGCCAAGGATGCCACCCTCCATATCTACAACTGGTCTGACTATATCGACGAGCAGAGCATTCCTGCCTTCGAAAAAGAGACCGGTATCAAGGTCACCTACGACGTCTTCGACAGCAACGAACTGCTGGAGGCCAAACTGCTGGCCGGCCGCAGCGGCTTTGACGTGGTAGTGCCTTCCGGCCAGTTCCTGGGTAAACAGATCCAGGCCGGCGCCTTTATGAAGCTGGACAAGAGCAAGCTGCCCAACTGGCACAACCTCAACCCCAAGCTGATGAAGATCCTCGAAACCTACGACCCGGGTAACGAGCATGCCTTCCCCTACATGTGGGGCACCACAGGTATCGGCTTCAACCCCGACAAGGTCAAGGCGGTGTTGGGCGCCGATGCCCCCACCGATACCTGGGCCCTGGTGTTCGATCCCAAGTACATGAGCAAGCTCAGCCAGTGTGGCGTCAGCTTCCTGGACGCCCCGTCCGAGATCCTGCCGGCCGCCCTTAACTACCTGGGCCTGAACCCCAACTCCGAGGATCCGGCCGACTACGCCAAGGCCGAAGCCATGCTGAGCAAGGTCGCCCCCTACGTGACCTACTACCACAGCTCCAAGTACATCGACGACCTGGCCAACGGCGACATCTGTATCGCCATCGGTTTCTCCGGCGACGTGCTGCAGGCCGCCACCCGTGCCGACGAAGCCAAAAACGGTGTTCAGGTGTCCTACGTCATTCCCAAGGAAGGCGCCGGCATGTGGTTTGACATGATGGCCATCCCGGTGGACGCCAACAACGCCGACGAGGCCTACAAGTTCCTCAACTACATGCTGGAACCGGCCAACATCGCCCGCGTTTCCAACTTCGTGTCCTATGCTAACGGCAATGCCGCCGCCACCCCCCTGGTGGAAGACGCCATCCGCAACAACCCCGGCGTTTATCCCACCGCCGAGGCAGAGGCGCACCTCTTTACCTTCGCCATCTTGCCCAAGAAGGTGGAGCGCCTGGTAACCCGGGTCTGGACCAAGGTTAAGTCTGGTAAGTGAGTTCAGAGGCCAGGCGAAAGCCTGGCCCTTTTGTTTTCGGAGGTTGTAATGGCAATGACTGGCAGCGAAGCGCCACTCGCGACGCCCCCAGTACTGCTGACCATTGAAGGCGTCAGCAAGTTTTTCGGCCAGGTCAAGGCGGTGGACAACGTCAGCCTGGAGATCCGCAAAGGCGAGATCTTTGCCCTGCTGGGTGGTTCCGGCTCGGGCAAGAGCACCTTGCTGCGCATGCTGGCGGGTTTCGAGCAGCCGTCCAGCGGCCGCATCTTCATCGACGGCCAGGACATCACCGAGCTGCCCCCCTACAAGCGGCCCATCAACATGATGTTCCAGTCCTACGCCCTGTTCCCGCACATGACGGTGGCCCAGAACATCGCCTACGGCCTCAAGCAGGACGGCCTGCCCAAGGCGGAGATTGGCCCCAGGGTCGATGAAATGCTGCGCCTGGTGCGTATGACCGATTATGCCCAGCGCAAACCCCAGCAGCTGTCCGGTGGCCAGCGCCAGCGGGTGGCCCTGGCCCGCAGCCTGGCCAAAAGGCCCAAGCTGTTGCTGCTGGACGAGCCCATGGGCGCCCTGGACAAGAAGCTGCGCACCCAGATGCAGCTGGAACTGGTGCAGATCATCGAGTCCGTAGGGGTTACCTGCGTGATGGTGACCCACGACCAGGAAGAAGCCATGACCATGGCCCAGCGCATCGCCATCATGAACGAAGGCTGGATAGTGCAGCAGGGCACCCCTCTGGACATCTACGAGAGCCCCAACAGCCGCATGACCGCCGAATTCATCGGTTCGGTGAACATGTTTGAAGGGGAACTGGTGGACGACGCCCCGGACCACGCCCTGATCCAGGTGCCTGGCCTGGAAGCCCCCATTTTCGTGTCCCGTGGTGTCACCACCGCCATGGAAGATCCCAAGGTGTTCGTGGCGGTACGCCCCGAGAAGCTGCAGGTGACCTTCGATGCCCCGGAAGACACCCAGTACAACTGGGCCCAGGGCAAGGTCCACGACATCGCCTACCTGGGCTCCCATTCGGTGTATTACATCCGCCTGGCCTCTGGCCAGCTGATCCAGAGCCAGTACACCAACCTGGAACGCCGAGGCGAGCGCCCCACCTGGGGTGATGAGGTCTATGTGTCCTGGGAAGCGGCCAGCCCCATGGTGCTGAGGAGCTGACCATGAAGTTGCGCCTGCCTCCCGGCCGCCGCCTGGTGATGGGGATCCCCTTCGCCTGGCTGCTGCTGTTTTTCGTGGTGCCCTTCGTCATAGTGCTGAAGATCAGCCTGTCCGAGAGCATTGTCGGCATACCGCCCTACAAGCCTTTGCTAGAGTGGGCGGACGACAGCCTCAAGGTGGTGGTGAACTTCGCCAATTTCGTGTGGCTGACCCAGGACAACCTCTATTTTGATGCCTACCTCAACTCCCTGAAGGTGGCGGCCATCAGCACAGTGCTGTGCCTGCTGGTGGGTTACCCCATGGCCTATGCCATCGCCAGGGCGCCCCAGACGGCCCAGCCGGCGCTGCTGTTGCTGATCATGCTGCCCAGTTGGACCAGCTTCCTTATCCGCATCTACGCCTGGATAGGCATCCTCAAGAACCAGGGCCTGCTGAACCAGTTCCTGATGTGGCTGGGGGTGATAGACGAGCCGCTGCGTATCCTCAACACCAACACCGCGCTGTATATCGGTGTGGTCTACGCCTACCTGCCCTTTATGATCCTGCCCCTCTACGCCAACTTGAGCCGCCATGACCAGTCATTGCTGGAAGCGGCCTCGGACCTGGGCGCCAGGGGCTGGAAGGCCTTCTTGACCGTGACCCTGCCCCTGTCCAAGGCCGGCATGGTGGCTGGCGCCATGCTGGTGTTTATCCCGGTGGTGGGGGAATTCGTGATCCCCGAACTGCTGGGAGGCCCCCAAAGCCTGATGATCGGCAAGGTGTTGTGGAACGAGTTCTTCTCCAACCGTGACTGGCCGGTGGCCGCCGCCCTGGCGGTGGTGATGCTGGGGCTGTTGTGCCTGCCCATCGCCTACTTCAACCGCCAACAGGCCAAGGAACTGGAGGGCGAGCAATGAGCCGATTTTCCCTGAGCCGGCTGTGGTTCTACCTGGGGCTGCTGTTCCTGTACGCCCCCATGGTGATCCTCATCATCTATTCGTTCAACAGCGCCAGGGTAGTGACGGTCTGGGCCGGCTTTTCTACCAAGTGGTACGGTGAACTGTTCAGCGACACACAACTGATGAACGCCGTCTGGACCAGCCTGCGCATCGCCTTTATGACCGCCTGCAGCGCCGTGGTGCTGGGTACCATGGCCGCCTTCGTGCTGGTGCGGTTCAGGCCCAGCCGCTGGAAGACCGCCTTTTCCAGCATGGTGACGGCGCCGCTGGTGATGCCCGACGTCATCATCGGCTTGTCACTGCTGCTGCTGTTTGTGGCCATGGCCGACGTGCTGGGCTGGCCCAAGGACAGGGGCATGCTCACCATCTGGATTGCCCATGTCACCTTCTGCTCGGCCTATGCCGCCGTGGTGATCACCTCGCGGCTGCGGGAGATGGACTTGAGCCTGGAAGAAGCGGCCATGGATCTGGGGGCGACGCCTCTGAAGACCTTCTTTACCATCACCCTACCACTGTTGGCCCCGGCCCTGGCGGCGGCCTGGCTGCTGTCCTTTACCCTGTCCCTGGACGATCTGGTGGTGGCCAGCTTTGTGTCGGGGCCGGGGGCCACCACCTTGCCCATGGAAGTGTTCAGCTCGGTGCGCATGGGGATCTCTCCCAAGGTCAACGCCCTGGCCACCTTGATCATCCTGGTGGTGTCGGTGGCGGCCTTTATCAGCTGGCTGATGGTACGGCGCGCCGACAAGCGCCGCCTGGCCGACCTCAAGGCCATCAAGGCCGCCGGTTGAAAGGGATAACAAAAAACGGCAAGGTTTCCTTGCCGTTTTGTTTTGGAGAGCCCGTGAAAATCGCCCTGTTGCAAACCGATATCCTGCACCCGGAATTCCGGGACCAATACCAGGGCTACGGCCTGATGTTCCAACAGCTGTTCGCCCGGGCCGGGTTGACCCTGCACAGCGAGATCTTCAGCGTCATCGAGGGGGTCTATCCCGAACACCCCGAGGCCTTTGACGCCCTGCTGGTGACCGGCTCCAAGGCCGACGCCTTCAGCGACGAGCCCTGGGTGCTGACCTTGGCGGACTACTTGCGGGCGCGCCACGCCGCCGGCCAGAAACTGATTGGTATCTGCTTTGGCCACCAGTTGCTGGCCCATGCCCTGGGGGGCAAGGCCGAAAGGGCCGAAGGGGGCTGGGGGGTTGGGGTCATGGATTATGAGTGGCGTAACCAGCCGGCCTGGCTCAAGGCATCGGCACCGGCCTTTAAGCTTATCTGCAGCCACCGGGACCAGGTCACCCGCCTGCCCCAGGGAGCC is part of the Gallaecimonas xiamenensis 3-C-1 genome and encodes:
- a CDS encoding helix-turn-helix domain-containing protein, whose product is MLERLNKNARRREAVENRVCFNGPQVELAIYDTYEPAKQVALRSDNLLYCAMLSGSKRMHGVSDQPQLFLPHESFVLAPGQPVWIDFPDARPQTPTTCLAVDISPERIDAVARQLSDRRDPGLGPCQYQARAVHCRHNNETQRLLERLSATFIEPAPEQKILIDLQLTELVMRLLRQQSRDLLLSALEQGQIHHGLLAAMRTLKDRPSQPLDMDKLSSEACISKAQLYRLFKQELGQTPGEYLQQLRLEQARQWLSEGQMSVTEIAFELGYQSLSHFNRRFKAAAGVSPGRYRRQLN
- a CDS encoding aldehyde dehydrogenase family protein, which encodes MIYAQPGQPNALVNFKDRYENFIDGRWQPPVEGRYLDNLTPVTGQVFCQVPRSSAPDIDLAVAAAHKAAAAWGATSVTDRANLLLRIADRIEQNIEMLAVAETWDNGKAVRETVNADIPLVVDHFRYYAGCIRAQEGSLSEIDATTVAYHFHEPYGVVGQIIPWNFPLLMAAWKLAPALAAGNCVVLKPAEQTPASICVLMELVGDLIPPGVVNVVHGLGAEAGEALATHSGIAKIAFTGSTPVGSKIMANAAKLLIPTTLELGGKSPNIYFEDVMSHGEDYLNKCIEGLLMTFFNQGEVCTCPSRALIHESIYDAFMEKALARAKTIRQGNPLDTDTQVGAQASKQQLDKILSYMDIGRAEGVEVLLGGGRASLGAGLESGFYVEPTMLKGNNSMRVFQEEIFGPTLAITTFKDEAEALRIANDTSFGLGAGVWTMDANRAYRLGRGIQAGRVWTNCYHLYPAHAAFGGYKRSGIGRETHKMMLDHYQQTKCILMSYDQKPLGFF
- a CDS encoding PfkB family carbohydrate kinase, whose protein sequence is MTERERQILELLKQDPLIPQQQLADQLGLSRSAVAGHIMNLTQKGHILGKGYVLAPSRYALVLGGANLDLCGKSQGALHFGDSNPGTLSASAGGVARNIADNLARLGSPVQFVSALGDDDWGERLLAACRQSGMGLDGLLRVPGARTCVYLSVHDNSGEMQLALSDMEVLKRLDAKALQDRSGLVDRAAIWVLDANLDEEALAWLFARHAGQPVLVDPVSTAKAPKLKPYLGQIQCLKPNALEAGVLTGIRVTDRASAQAAAQALVAQGVGEVLLTLGADGALLANQQGCHWLASRVSQLVNVTGAGDAALAAMAHGLLQHQDLAQRTDFALWAAALAASHQDTIHPLMSEAAVWRLKETTHATVS
- a CDS encoding pseudouridine-5'-phosphate glycosidase; its protein translation is MQQYLEIAPNVAEALAAGRPVVALESTIISHGMPFPQNVETALQVEAAVRAEGAEPATLAIMDGKLKIGLSEADITRLGQAGQSAIKTSRRDIPFVVASKAMGATTVAGTMILAAMAGIRVFATGGIGGVHRGAQSTFDISADLDELAQTDVAVVCAGAKSILDLGLTREYLETKGVPVVGYQTDCLPAFYTRESDFGIDYRLDEPAQIAAALKAKWAMDLKGGVVVANPIPAEHAMDKAVIDQAIATALVELEQQGIGGKASTPFLLKRVTELTGGSSLAANIALVLNNARLAAQIATAYAKG
- a CDS encoding polyamine ABC transporter substrate-binding protein, yielding MHKSVFALAGLALMSSVALAKDATLHIYNWSDYIDEQSIPAFEKETGIKVTYDVFDSNELLEAKLLAGRSGFDVVVPSGQFLGKQIQAGAFMKLDKSKLPNWHNLNPKLMKILETYDPGNEHAFPYMWGTTGIGFNPDKVKAVLGADAPTDTWALVFDPKYMSKLSQCGVSFLDAPSEILPAALNYLGLNPNSEDPADYAKAEAMLSKVAPYVTYYHSSKYIDDLANGDICIAIGFSGDVLQAATRADEAKNGVQVSYVIPKEGAGMWFDMMAIPVDANNADEAYKFLNYMLEPANIARVSNFVSYANGNAAATPLVEDAIRNNPGVYPTAEAEAHLFTFAILPKKVERLVTRVWTKVKSGK
- a CDS encoding ABC transporter ATP-binding protein, encoding MTGSEAPLATPPVLLTIEGVSKFFGQVKAVDNVSLEIRKGEIFALLGGSGSGKSTLLRMLAGFEQPSSGRIFIDGQDITELPPYKRPINMMFQSYALFPHMTVAQNIAYGLKQDGLPKAEIGPRVDEMLRLVRMTDYAQRKPQQLSGGQRQRVALARSLAKRPKLLLLDEPMGALDKKLRTQMQLELVQIIESVGVTCVMVTHDQEEAMTMAQRIAIMNEGWIVQQGTPLDIYESPNSRMTAEFIGSVNMFEGELVDDAPDHALIQVPGLEAPIFVSRGVTTAMEDPKVFVAVRPEKLQVTFDAPEDTQYNWAQGKVHDIAYLGSHSVYYIRLASGQLIQSQYTNLERRGERPTWGDEVYVSWEAASPMVLRS
- a CDS encoding ABC transporter permease subunit; this encodes MKLRLPPGRRLVMGIPFAWLLLFFVVPFVIVLKISLSESIVGIPPYKPLLEWADDSLKVVVNFANFVWLTQDNLYFDAYLNSLKVAAISTVLCLLVGYPMAYAIARAPQTAQPALLLLIMLPSWTSFLIRIYAWIGILKNQGLLNQFLMWLGVIDEPLRILNTNTALYIGVVYAYLPFMILPLYANLSRHDQSLLEAASDLGARGWKAFLTVTLPLSKAGMVAGAMLVFIPVVGEFVIPELLGGPQSLMIGKVLWNEFFSNRDWPVAAALAVVMLGLLCLPIAYFNRQQAKELEGEQ
- a CDS encoding ABC transporter permease subunit, which gives rise to MSRFSLSRLWFYLGLLFLYAPMVILIIYSFNSARVVTVWAGFSTKWYGELFSDTQLMNAVWTSLRIAFMTACSAVVLGTMAAFVLVRFRPSRWKTAFSSMVTAPLVMPDVIIGLSLLLLFVAMADVLGWPKDRGMLTIWIAHVTFCSAYAAVVITSRLREMDLSLEEAAMDLGATPLKTFFTITLPLLAPALAAAWLLSFTLSLDDLVVASFVSGPGATTLPMEVFSSVRMGISPKVNALATLIILVVSVAAFISWLMVRRADKRRLADLKAIKAAG
- a CDS encoding glutamine amidotransferase-related protein encodes the protein MKIALLQTDILHPEFRDQYQGYGLMFQQLFARAGLTLHSEIFSVIEGVYPEHPEAFDALLVTGSKADAFSDEPWVLTLADYLRARHAAGQKLIGICFGHQLLAHALGGKAERAEGGWGVGVMDYEWRNQPAWLKASAPAFKLICSHRDQVTRLPQGASLLAANAFCPHAAFHIGDTVLAFQGHPEFTPDYGQALLKKRWDDIGTERADRAMASYRQDHDGLMVARVMADFIRH